GCCGCGGCGCCATGTGATGTGGCAGCGGCGTGCGATGTCATCATTACAATGGTGTCAGACGACCGCGCGCTCCACGAAGTGGCCTGCGGTGAACAGGGGTTATACGCCAAGCGCGTCGAAAGCAAAGTCCATGTTGACATGAGCACGATTTCACCAGCCCTCTCGCAACAACTCACATCCCTGGCCCAAACTCAAGGCTTCTGCTTCATTCATGCGCCGGTGCTTGGCAGCCGCCCCCAGGCCAGCGATGGCACGTTGCTGATCTTTGTTGGTGGATCACCTCAGGCATGGCCACAAACAGATGAGATATTCCGCGCCCTTGGCAATCGCATTTGGCGCTTCCCAGATGTTGTGCAGGCAACTTACCTGAAGCTGATTTGCAATCAATTCATCGCCAGCATGATTGTTACCCTAGGGCAAGGGTTGGTATTGGGTCAAAAGGCTGGCATACCGATTGAGACAATTCTGGACGTACTGGCGGCCTCAGCGCTCAACTCGCCGATGTATCAAAGTAAGGCACGCATGATCGCGCAACGCCAATTCTCGCAAGCAAATTTCTATGTTCAACACATGCTCAAAGACATTGAGCTGATACTGCAAGCAGCTCGCGAGCTTGGTGTGGCGCTACCGAGTTTAGCGGCAGCGCGCGAGCTTTTTGTCGCAGCGGAAGCAGCCGGTTATAGCCGTGAAGATTATTCGGCGGCCATCAAGGTATTGGAAGAAATGGCTCGGACGCGCATCGGTTCGGGCTCAGCTTTGCCAGAGACAATCTGATGAGAGAGCTTCGTGGGCAAGTCATCATTGTGACGGGCGCATCGGCCGGCATCGGCGAAGCAACAGCGCGACGCCTGGCCGGGCAAGGCGCCAAAGTTGTGCTGGCGGCACGACGGCAGGAGCGACTGGAAGCTCTCACACGAGAGATTGCCAGCGCGGGTGGGTTTGCCCTGCCCGTTGTCACAGATGTGACATCTGAGGCAGATCGTCGGCGGCTGATTGAAGAGACGGTGAGCTATTTCGGTCGCATTGACGCACTGATCAACAATGCTGGCTATGGTCAACGTGGCCCGATTGAATTGGTTCCGGTCGAAGCCATTCGCCAAAACTTTGAGACGAATCTCTTCTCGCTGATTGCGCTGACGCAACTGGTGATTCCACTGATGAGGCAACAACGCAGTGGCCGAATCATCAACGTTGGATCGGTCGCCGGACGCATCGCCCGGCCGATGTCATCCGTCTATGACGCCACCAAACATGCCCTGGAGGCGATCTCCGATGGGCTACGTGGTGAACTAGCGCCATTCGGCATACAAGTCGTACTGATTCAGCCAGGCTTCATCCTCACCGAATTTGTTCAGGTGGCCAATGAACTCGCCAAACCGATGAGCGAACAGGCCGGGCCGTATGCCCCGTTTTTTTCCAACTTGAGTCGCGGGTACGAGCGCATCAAAAAGATCGCCGGCCAACCCGACGATATTGCACGGCTGATTGTCGAAGCCTTGAAGGCCGACCATCCACGCGCACGCTACGCTGCGCCGCTTCATGCCCAAATCGCGTTACTGCTCAAGCGACTGCTGCCCGACCGCGTGTTTGATTCTTTACTCAATCGCCAACTGACCGCCACGCAAAAATCGTAAAGCTTGTTCCGAATCCGCCCGACGGATTTGACATGCGTGGCGACACACCGGTTACGTAAAACTACCGACAGAACTAAGCAATCATACGAATTCTCTTCGGCAAGGCTGTTATGTCAAGATACCGGTGCACCGGACGAAGCGCCCCGCGGGCGATGGCTCAGCCTCGGCTCATCAGGGGTCTCAACCACACCAAGAGGAGAACAGACAGTATGTCAAAGATTCTGGTCGTTGATGACGAAGCGCCGATTCGACACCTACTCGATATTTTCTGTCGAAGCGAAGGACATCAAGTAGAGATAGCCTGTGACGGGCTTGAAGCTGCATACAAAATTCAACGAGAACGATATGACCTCATAGTCACCGACATGACGATGGAACCCATACCGGGAGAAGAGCTGATCGCATGCGTGCGACTCATTTCACCAGAGACGAGAATCCTTGCCCTGTCAGGTTGGTCTGAAGAAGACACGCGGACGCAGGCTGAAACAGCGGGCGCTGATTTGTATATGTCAAAGCCGTTCACACGCGATGAATTTACTGCGGCGCTCCGGCACTTTTGTTTGCGGTCTGAAGCAACAACCAACAAGCGCACGGCTGACACCCCATGTGCTGCGGCCGCCTAGAGCGATTTTCAATTGCATTTATCCTGGTTGCCCCGCATCTTTTTGCGAGCTGATGCACGCCGCAAGCGTGTGCCCTAGGGTAAACTCACTCACAAATCGCTCGGATCGGTTGAGCAGGTCGAACCCTCAGCTCTTGCATTTCTAAAAAAGTTCGGGGCGTTTTTGGAGTGCTGCGACTCGTCGTAGCTTTGGCCAGAAAGCGGTGACACGTCACCGCGCTCCGAAACGTCCCGTCCCTCCAACCCGTCCCCCAAAATCTCCCGGAACTTTTGTCCACCTACTCAGCTCGGTGAGTAGGCCGGCGGCGCACACGTGTTCAGCACCTAACGGCTTTGGGCTGATGTATCGGACGGTTCCTCCGCAATGAGGCACAATGAGTCACAACGACGACGACAGTTCATCAAAACCGATAACCTACCATGCCGTAAATGTAACTCGAATTAGCCCCCGGTGTGGCTTGCTTGAGGAAACTGCCGGCGAATAAGTAACCGATCGCCGATTCGATAAACAGATGGTTGGTTAACTTGATGGAGGTAGAGAGGTCCATCTCGCGGCCCACATGCCGATGGCGCGCGCCGTCCCTGATCCGCGCAACAGGCAGTCCGGCTGCATTGTAAAATGCGTCACGAGGGCTGGCTAACCAAAACCAACGGAGATCAAATCCTACACTGGCGCGTTCAACCGGCTTGACTGACACGCCGCCATGCAGATCATGAATGTTGCGCCAACCCACCAGATCAGCATAACCGTACTTGGCGTGATTCGTCGGAAACAACTGATCGAACGTTCCAACCTTGCCATCGCTCGGATTGCCATCGCCGGAAGCAAAATTGTATTCACCGACGAGCCGCGGTTTGCCGGCCACGTTGCTTAGCGTATGCCCGATGAGCGCATGAACGGCGCCGGCGCGAATTTCATCGCCGGCCACATCTCCGGTTTGGCCGACCAGCTCGATGTTGTAATCGAAGTTGGCCGGTAGTGTGCCTGCCAAGCGTGTGCCGAACGTGATCCGGTCGGCATCGCCCGGCTGACCGCGCTCATTCAACAAGCGTGACTGCGCCCGCCAAAACGTGTAGACGTCCCAGCGTCCCTTTGGAATCGCCGTGGGGAACGTGGCATGCAGCCCGTAGAGATTGTCGCCGTCGGTCGTTCGATTGAATCGGCCATCTTCGATACGCACCACAGCCGCAGCAAAGCCATCGAGGCGGACTCGTGCGTGTTCATAAAAAACGCGCACAGCGTCAAACGTCCGGGCCGTATTGCCATAATTGAACGAACCGATGAGCCGCTCATCGCCAAAGTTTACCTCCTGCCGCCCAACGCGCAGCCCCCATCCTTTTCGTTGGCGATGAAAAAATTCCAGGTAGGCTTGCCGCAAGTCGAATGAATCTTGAAAAGCGGGCGGGTCAGGATCAGCCTTGAAACCGAGCGCCTGCGCATCCTGGCCTTCAAGAAAAATCTTGAACCATGAGCCAGGATGAATATCCACGTTCAGCCGGACGCGGGTCAGCAAATATCCGTCGTCATTGTTTGGGCGAAACCCGGCGTTCTGCCTGGTTTCCCAGCGTAGCCGCAGTTCGGCGCCCAGCGTGAGCCACTCTTTGGTCCGCTGGTTGATCCGAGCCATCCCTTGATGCGGCCAGCGCCAGCCCTCGGTTGGCGATGGAATGGTCGGTGAATGAGCAACGGCCGGCACAAGCTGCTGGGCCGAAACGGTCCCACAAAACCACAATACCATAACGATGACTGCCACAGAACGCGACGCTCCTTGTATCATCACGATCCTCCTTAGCGCTGCCTGTCATATCAAAACCACACGACCGCTCAACCCGAGACCGCTTCATTGGTCAGTCTGCTTGATATGGCATAACGCATTCTCTTGTTGACGAGAAAAGCTAATCCGCTCACCCGGCATCCGGATTGATTCTGGCGGGGCATGAACGTTCATCACTGCGTAACATCCGGCGGCGCCAAGCTGGTCTCAACTTTCTCGATAAGATTTCGCAAAACAGTCTGTTTTCGTTTCAGCTCCTCGGTGAATTCATAGGTGTCGGAATGATAAATCTCCTCGCGAAGTGTGCCGAGCCGCTCCTTGAGTTCCTCCAACAACAAGGTTGCTTCTTCGACGGTCAACTCGAGTCGAACCATACTCACCTCCGGCTGGTGTAAGCTGACATTGTCCTGAGCGGCTGTCGTCCGGCGTTGTTCATGACATGGTGGTGGACCGCCGGGCCGCTCATCTGCACGCCTTCGATTGGTGTGCCGCAGTCAGGACATTGATCATTGACAATCCAGTTGGCCAACACCGTCAATCCAGCTCGCTCAATGAGCAAGCGGCGGCAGTGTGGACACCACGTGTTAGCGCCGACGCTCCCTCGAATGTTGCCACAGTAAACGTAGTGCAACCCGGCATGACGCCCGATGGTATAAGCTCGTTGTAACGTTTCGACCGGCGTCGGCGCATGGTCAGCCATTTTATAGGCTGGGACGAAAGCGGTCACATGCCACGGGATGGTGTATGAGAGCGAGGCCAGATATTCCGCGATGGCGTGTAGTTCTTCATCCGAATCATTATGTCCCGGAACAATCAACGTCGTGACCTCAACCCACATCCCAAGCGCCCGCATGAACTGAATACACCGAAGCACAGGCCGCAGCTTGCCGCCGGTGAGCCGTCGGTACGCGGCGTTATCGAACCCTTTCAAATCTACATTCGCCGCGATCACATACGGCATGAGTTGACGAATCGCTTCCGGCGAAAGATACCCGTTGGTCACCAGCAGATTCTTCAATCCTTGGGCATAAGCTTGCCGCGCCGTCTCGTAAACGAGTTCGAAGAAAACGGTCGGCTCAGTATAGGTGTAGGCAATGCTTCGGCAGCCGTGTCTGAGGGCAGTTTCCACAATCTCGGCGGGGCTCAGCAGCTCGCCAATGATGCGCGGATTGCGCCCCTTGGTCAGTTGCGACAAATAATGATTCTGACAATACCGGCACCGTAAATTACACCCGACGGTGGCAACGGATAAAGACATTGAGCCAGGTTGAACGTGAAAGAAGGGCTTCTTCTCAATCGGGTCTACTTCCAGCGCAGCCACATGATCGTACACAAGCGTATAGAGTGTCCCATCGCGGTTTTCGCGCACGCCGCACCGTCCACGCCGTCCCGGCTCAATGCGGCATTGATGAAGGCAAAGATCACACACGACCCCCTTGTCGCCAGTCCGATGATACAGCATCGCTTCTCTCATGTGGTCCTCCTCGCTGCTCGGACGGCTCGATGCCGGGAGATATTCAATTGGGAACAGGTGGCGCAGAGCTATTGAGCGTGCACTTGAATAGATTCGACGTACTTCATCAAGGCGTAAATATCACCTTTCTCCTGCATCGAGCCCTTGGTACGCCGAAAGATCGTTCCCCACACGGGCATTTCCCGGCTCCCATGAGCTGGCGTGATCTTCTCACCTTCGATCGCATTCAACACGCGATATGCAGGGAATTTCTCGCCCGGCTGCTGAATGCGCGTCAGATCAGTCGGCTTCTTCTTCAACGCGCGCGCCGCCGGCCCGTTGCCTTTGGCATCTAGCCCATGACATGTTGCACAGTGCTCGCGGTAAAGCTCTTGCCCTTTGCTTATAAACCCTTCATCCTGCCACGCCACAACATGGTCGGGCGTGACACTCACGCCGAGCATCCATGCGGCCAGAAAGCCCATCATGAGG
This sequence is a window from Blastocatellia bacterium. Protein-coding genes within it:
- a CDS encoding SDR family NAD(P)-dependent oxidoreductase — its product is MRELRGQVIIVTGASAGIGEATARRLAGQGAKVVLAARRQERLEALTREIASAGGFALPVVTDVTSEADRRRLIEETVSYFGRIDALINNAGYGQRGPIELVPVEAIRQNFETNLFSLIALTQLVIPLMRQQRSGRIINVGSVAGRIARPMSSVYDATKHALEAISDGLRGELAPFGIQVVLIQPGFILTEFVQVANELAKPMSEQAGPYAPFFSNLSRGYERIKKIAGQPDDIARLIVEALKADHPRARYAAPLHAQIALLLKRLLPDRVFDSLLNRQLTATQKS
- a CDS encoding alginate export family protein, with product MAVIVMVLWFCGTVSAQQLVPAVAHSPTIPSPTEGWRWPHQGMARINQRTKEWLTLGAELRLRWETRQNAGFRPNNDDGYLLTRVRLNVDIHPGSWFKIFLEGQDAQALGFKADPDPPAFQDSFDLRQAYLEFFHRQRKGWGLRVGRQEVNFGDERLIGSFNYGNTARTFDAVRVFYEHARVRLDGFAAAVVRIEDGRFNRTTDGDNLYGLHATFPTAIPKGRWDVYTFWRAQSRLLNERGQPGDADRITFGTRLAGTLPANFDYNIELVGQTGDVAGDEIRAGAVHALIGHTLSNVAGKPRLVGEYNFASGDGNPSDGKVGTFDQLFPTNHAKYGYADLVGWRNIHDLHGGVSVKPVERASVGFDLRWFWLASPRDAFYNAAGLPVARIRDGARHRHVGREMDLSTSIKLTNHLFIESAIGYLFAGSFLKQATPGANSSYIYGMVGYRF
- a CDS encoding NAD(P)-dependent oxidoreductase, whose product is MTKQVGFIGLGTLGRPMAERLLGAGFELTVYNRTVEKTQPLVERGARRAAAPCDVAAACDVIITMVSDDRALHEVACGEQGLYAKRVESKVHVDMSTISPALSQQLTSLAQTQGFCFIHAPVLGSRPQASDGTLLIFVGGSPQAWPQTDEIFRALGNRIWRFPDVVQATYLKLICNQFIASMIVTLGQGLVLGQKAGIPIETILDVLAASALNSPMYQSKARMIAQRQFSQANFYVQHMLKDIELILQAARELGVALPSLAAARELFVAAEAAGYSREDYSAAIKVLEEMARTRIGSGSALPETI
- a CDS encoding response regulator, which translates into the protein MSKILVVDDEAPIRHLLDIFCRSEGHQVEIACDGLEAAYKIQRERYDLIVTDMTMEPIPGEELIACVRLISPETRILALSGWSEEDTRTQAETAGADLYMSKPFTRDEFTAALRHFCLRSEATTNKRTADTPCAAAA
- the amrS gene encoding AmmeMemoRadiSam system radical SAM enzyme yields the protein MREAMLYHRTGDKGVVCDLCLHQCRIEPGRRGRCGVRENRDGTLYTLVYDHVAALEVDPIEKKPFFHVQPGSMSLSVATVGCNLRCRYCQNHYLSQLTKGRNPRIIGELLSPAEIVETALRHGCRSIAYTYTEPTVFFELVYETARQAYAQGLKNLLVTNGYLSPEAIRQLMPYVIAANVDLKGFDNAAYRRLTGGKLRPVLRCIQFMRALGMWVEVTTLIVPGHNDSDEELHAIAEYLASLSYTIPWHVTAFVPAYKMADHAPTPVETLQRAYTIGRHAGLHYVYCGNIRGSVGANTWCPHCRRLLIERAGLTVLANWIVNDQCPDCGTPIEGVQMSGPAVHHHVMNNAGRQPLRTMSAYTSRR
- a CDS encoding c-type cytochrome: MMKNAGVILMMGFLAAWMLGVSVTPDHVVAWQDEGFISKGQELYREHCATCHGLDAKGNGPAARALKKKPTDLTRIQQPGEKFPAYRVLNAIEGEKITPAHGSREMPVWGTIFRRTKGSMQEKGDIYALMKYVESIQVHAQ